The Porites lutea chromosome 11, jaPorLute2.1, whole genome shotgun sequence genome includes a region encoding these proteins:
- the LOC140952657 gene encoding solute carrier family 2, facilitated glucose transporter member 12-like isoform X1: MKGHEILANMELECGEYYPGRRDTTSLLDPEPSDDMNSHLVEQLELVQPQFVNGSCCSESSFIYLVAAAGVAAVGGVLFGYDIGIVSGAILQLRSEFQLDCIKQEMVVSSMLMGAVLASLSGGFIVDYVGRRMAIIINSVLFLVGAIILALAPSFAVLFVGRFIVGFGVSLSAIAECIYISEIAPANKRGLLVSFNEVGICLGILLAYSVNVWFIDLSSGWRYMFGLSGVPALIQGVGMFFLPHSPRWLIVNGQDEKACRMIQKLRWSDDPYEELTKIKSGLNVEYRYKFTDLVSRLDNMRSRMFIGCGVVFLQQFTGQPTIVYYASTIFQALGFQSGEKATLASLGIGLAKLFATIISLSSVDKGGRRRFLLIGVSIMTVSILTLGIIAHYTSLGEPQRKCYYNSTTLPSSRIHSLSTMAPTTSTAAMSTILTNSSTFYSPTNFTSSVLDTTVSKPMLASKGLRYLTLSALVLFVAAYSFSFGPVSWLLLSEIFPAGIKGRAFSIATILNWGTNLMVSLTFLDMLSTFGTSWTFIFYSVICVLAVIFIYKYVPETKNRTLEQISAELSTRKPRKILPKKLNCCEGKGRRRLRELSRSRTSHGSSTSDKLLENYC, translated from the exons ATGAAAGGGCATGAAATTTTAGCTAATATGGAACTCGAGTGTGGGGAGTATTATCCTGGTAGAAGAGATACGA CAAGTCTTCTTGATCCTGAACCATCTGATGACATGAACAGCCACTTGGTGGAACAGCTTGAGCTCGTTCAACCTCAGTTTGTTAATGG ttCTTGTTGCTCAGAGAGTTCATTTATTTACCTGGTAGCAGCAGCTGGTGTAGCTGCAGTTGGTGGAGTTCTCTTTGGTTATGACATTG GCATTGTGTCAGGTGCAATTCTTCAATTAAGGAGTGAATTCCAGCTGGACTGCATCAAACAGGAGATGGTTGTCAGTTCAATGCTGATGGGTGCTGTGTTAGCATCTTTATCTGGAG gaTTTATTGTGGATTATGTGGGAAGACGTATGGCAATCATCATtaattctgttttgtttcttgttgGAGCAATAATCTTAGCATTGGCACCTTCATTTGCAGTACTT TTTGTAGGTCGTTTCATTGTTGGATTTGGTGTCTCGTTGTCAGCCATTGCTGAATGTATCTACATCTCTGAGATAGCACCTGCA AATAAAAGAGGCCTTTTAGTTTCCTTCAATGAAGTGGGAATCTGCCTTGGAATCCTTTTGGCGTACTCAGTCAATGTGTGGTTCATTGATTTGTCATCTGGTTG GCGCTACATGTTTGGCCTGTCAGGTGTACCAGCCCTCATTCAAGGTGTCGGCATGTTCTTTTTACCTCACAGTCCCAGGTGGCTTATAGTGAATGGACAAGATGAAAAG GCGTGTAGAATGATTCAGAAGCTTCGCTGGTCAGATGATCCGTACGAGGAGCTGACAAAAATCAAATCTGGGCTCAATGTTGAATAT CGATATAAATTCACAGACCTTGTAAGCCGTTTGGATAACATGAGAAGTAGAATGTTCATTGGTTGTGGAGTAGTATTTCTACAACAG TTCACAGGGCAACCAACCATTGTGTACTATGCTTCTACCATCTTTCAAGCGCTTGGATTTCAAAGTGGTGAGAAAGCTACACTCGCCAGCTTAGGGATAGGTCTTGCTAAG CTCTTTGCGACAATTATTTCTCTCAGCAGTGTAGATAAAGGCG GTCGCCGCCGTTTCCTGCTCATAGGTGTTTCAATCATGACCGTCAGCATATTAACACTGGGCATCATAGCTCACTACACATCGTTAGGAGAGCCCCAAAGAAAATGCTATTATAATTCAACTACACTGCCATCTTCACGGATACATTCCCTATCTACTATGGCACCCACCACTTCTACTGCAGCTATGTCGACCATTTTAACAAATTCTTCAACATTTTACTCTCCGACAAACTTTACTTCGTCTGTGCTCGACACGACTGTATCAAAACCAATGTTAGCTAGCAAAGGTCTGCGGTATTTAACACTCAGTGCTCTTGTTCTGTTTGTCGCGGCCTACTCGTTTAGTTTTGGTCCAG TATCTTGGCTTCTGTTAAGTGAAATTTTTCCAGCTGGCATCAAAGGCAGGGCCTTCTCCATCGCCACCATACTCAACTGGGGAACAAACCTTATGGTGTCCCTTACATTTTTGGACATGCTCA gCACTTTTGGAACTTCGTGGACCTTTATTTTCTATTCAGTAATATGTGTACTGGctgttattttcatttataaATACGTCCCTGAGACGAAAAACAGAACCTTAGAGCAAATCTCCGCAGAGCTCAGTACCAG AAAACCACGAAAAATCCTGCCAAAGAAACTTAATTGCTGTGAGGGAAAAGGAAGGCGACGGCTAAGGGAGTTAAGCCGAAGCAGAACATCACACGGCAGTTCAACCAGTGACAAGCTTCTTGAGAATTACTGCTAG